A genomic window from Algoriphagus sp. Y33 includes:
- a CDS encoding toxin-antitoxin system YwqK family antitoxin yields MRKTIAFILLTILAQYSYAQDTIRTYYDEEETMLKELYFMVDGKANGEIRRFDGAGNLVLIGQLKDDQRNGLFIDLNPETGDTLRSIPFVNNIRSGESKSYFPGGKLKQTSIYVANGIEGEVITYYESGQIHDKTNFKNNKPDGLSETFYESGKQASRVNFSEGRYNGLFEEFTESGQILISAIYSDGELDGRETQFYEDGQVLSVIDFSKGLLDGSYELNYPDGSPKRRGSYKKGYEEGELVSYYQNGEIKEKANFKKGIPIQPAEKYYPSGAIEQRKSFDKLGNPVLEINYFENGQVNFAVNYLNRQPEGEVRIYRKDGSLDEIKRYKGGKLDGNQDFFDEKETLIATEIYEMGNKINK; encoded by the coding sequence GTGAGAAAAACAATTGCCTTTATCCTTTTGACAATTCTAGCTCAGTATTCCTACGCTCAGGACACTATCCGAACCTATTATGATGAGGAGGAGACTATGCTCAAGGAGTTGTATTTTATGGTGGACGGAAAAGCGAACGGTGAAATCAGGCGGTTTGATGGGGCCGGAAACCTCGTCCTGATCGGTCAACTGAAAGATGACCAAAGAAACGGGTTGTTTATAGATTTGAATCCCGAAACAGGCGATACCCTGAGATCAATTCCCTTTGTAAACAATATCCGTTCGGGAGAATCCAAAAGCTATTTTCCCGGCGGAAAACTAAAGCAGACCTCCATTTATGTAGCTAACGGGATCGAGGGCGAAGTGATCACCTATTATGAATCCGGTCAGATTCACGATAAAACCAACTTCAAAAACAACAAGCCGGATGGTCTCAGCGAAACATTCTATGAATCGGGAAAACAAGCTTCCAGAGTGAACTTTTCAGAGGGTCGATACAACGGACTTTTCGAAGAATTTACAGAAAGCGGACAAATTCTGATTTCTGCAATCTATTCAGACGGAGAACTAGATGGCAGAGAAACTCAATTCTATGAAGATGGGCAGGTACTTTCCGTGATTGACTTCTCAAAAGGACTTTTGGATGGAAGCTATGAGCTCAATTATCCCGATGGATCACCGAAACGCAGAGGGAGCTATAAGAAAGGATATGAGGAAGGAGAATTGGTCTCCTATTACCAAAATGGAGAAATAAAAGAAAAAGCAAATTTCAAAAAGGGAATACCGATCCAGCCTGCCGAAAAATATTACCCTTCCGGCGCAATTGAGCAAAGAAAGAGCTTTGACAAGCTGGGCAACCCTGTCTTGGAAATCAATTACTTTGAAAACGGTCAAGTAAATTTTGCTGTCAACTATCTAAACCGTCAGCCAGAGGGAGAAGTAAGAATATACAGAAAAGACGGTTCGCTTGATGAAATCAAAAGATATAAGGGCGGTAAACTCGATGGAAATCAGGATTTTTTTGATGAAAAAGAAACACTTATCGCTACAGAGATCTATGAAATGGGTAATAAAATCAATAAATAA
- a CDS encoding STAS domain-containing protein, translating into MKYSIDKKEQYVIFTPQEEKLDSLLAPVLKSELLTIHAEGFENLVLDMSEVKYVDSSGLSALLVGDREFGKNGGVFIISGVQDHVMKLLKISMLDKKLNLVSSLEEASEAIFMHAIENGEEEEEG; encoded by the coding sequence ATGAAATATTCAATAGATAAAAAAGAACAGTACGTCATCTTCACCCCACAGGAAGAGAAATTGGATTCATTGCTTGCTCCTGTTTTGAAATCCGAATTATTGACGATTCATGCTGAAGGCTTCGAAAATCTGGTTTTGGACATGAGCGAAGTTAAATATGTGGATTCTTCAGGACTAAGTGCTTTGCTGGTTGGAGATAGAGAATTTGGTAAAAACGGTGGTGTTTTCATCATTTCCGGAGTTCAGGATCATGTGATGAAATTGTTGAAGATTTCCATGCTGGACAAGAAATTAAATCTGGTGAGCTCTCTTGAAGAAGCAAGTGAAGCAATCTTTATGCATGCAATCGAAAACGGAGAAGAGGAGGAGGAAGGTTGA
- a CDS encoding queuosine precursor transporter: protein MNKVQNSRKTNLFIILGSIFLTNAILAEIIGVKIFSAEKTLGFDPVNWTFFGEYLLDFNLTAGAIIWPVVFITTDIINEYFGKKGVKKISFLTAGLIAYAFVVISVVTALTPADFWLEVNATTPEGDSFNISYAFNTIFRQGLGIIIGSLTAFLLGQLIDVYVFQKLRSITGESKIWLRATGSTLVSQFIDSFVVLGIAFYVFGNWSLDQIIAVGIMNYLYKMVVAIVLTPLLYLGHGIIDRYLGKELAAEMIEEASENKAFL from the coding sequence ATGAACAAGGTACAAAACTCCCGCAAAACCAATCTTTTTATCATTCTGGGAAGCATCTTTCTGACCAATGCAATTCTGGCAGAGATCATCGGTGTTAAGATTTTTTCCGCAGAGAAGACGCTGGGATTTGATCCCGTAAACTGGACTTTTTTCGGAGAATATTTATTGGATTTCAATCTTACCGCAGGTGCCATAATATGGCCGGTAGTCTTTATTACTACCGATATTATCAATGAATATTTTGGAAAAAAAGGGGTGAAGAAAATCTCATTCTTGACTGCCGGATTGATTGCTTATGCATTTGTGGTCATCAGTGTTGTTACAGCTTTGACACCGGCAGATTTCTGGCTCGAGGTAAATGCTACTACTCCTGAAGGTGATAGTTTTAATATAAGTTATGCATTCAACACAATTTTCCGACAAGGCCTCGGAATCATCATAGGTTCACTTACTGCATTCCTACTCGGTCAATTGATCGATGTGTATGTTTTTCAAAAGCTGAGATCTATCACTGGTGAAAGCAAAATCTGGCTGAGAGCCACAGGTTCTACGTTGGTAAGCCAGTTTATCGATTCATTTGTCGTCTTGGGAATTGCTTTTTATGTGTTTGGAAACTGGAGTTTAGACCAGATCATCGCAGTAGGAATAATGAATTACCTCTACAAAATGGTCGTTGCCATTGTACTTACTCCTTTACTTTACCTAGGTCATGGAATCATTGACCGATACCTGGGCAAAGAGCTGGCTGCCGAAATGATCGAAGAAGCTAGTGAGAATAAGGCCTTTTTGTGA
- a CDS encoding TolC family protein: protein MNKFKSGFLCVLLLLISVGGVCAQEMLTIKEAVDIAVTNYGAIQAKGYYAASSVALADKAKREYLPDFTLSAQQDYGTVNGIISPLWGFGGYGVASSGLPRSEQNWDAAFGASYVANINWEVFSFGRASRRILTAEAVADQDQKDLTQEIFQHQVKVASAYLDGVAAHKLTVTFEKNMERAATFQQIVKAKARNGLIAGVDSSQADAEFSNAKIAYLKSLDRELEAQNTLMNLIGVESREYTLDTLFLSRVPQEFVADTVISDHPLLEWYRARVNVNEQQTAYFRTFNYPSIALIGIMQTRASGFGPTYNLDNTDFSHSYWDGINPTRSNYLVGVGLTWNLSRILRTSKQVQSQKFVNAALLEEYRQAELQIRLQGDLSDKKLQNALESVNEAPIQVAAASQAYQRQLALYENGLTDLVNVTQTLYLLIRAETDMAIANNNVWQALLFKAAAAGDYSLFEDQL from the coding sequence ATGAATAAATTTAAAAGTGGGTTTTTGTGCGTTTTACTGCTGCTCATATCCGTAGGCGGTGTCTGTGCTCAGGAGATGCTCACAATCAAAGAGGCCGTAGATATAGCGGTAACCAATTATGGAGCCATTCAGGCGAAGGGGTATTATGCAGCATCTTCCGTCGCTCTGGCAGACAAGGCGAAACGGGAATATCTTCCTGATTTTACACTTTCGGCCCAGCAGGATTATGGAACTGTGAATGGGATAATCAGTCCATTATGGGGATTTGGGGGCTATGGAGTAGCTTCTTCCGGTCTTCCCCGAAGTGAGCAAAACTGGGATGCGGCATTTGGCGCTTCCTATGTGGCCAACATCAACTGGGAGGTTTTTTCGTTTGGAAGGGCTTCCAGAAGAATACTAACTGCTGAGGCGGTTGCTGATCAGGATCAAAAAGACCTGACACAAGAAATATTCCAGCATCAAGTAAAAGTAGCTAGTGCCTATCTAGATGGAGTAGCTGCACATAAACTCACGGTTACTTTTGAGAAAAACATGGAAAGAGCAGCTACTTTCCAGCAGATAGTAAAGGCTAAAGCCAGAAACGGTTTGATCGCGGGAGTGGATTCTTCTCAGGCCGATGCGGAGTTTTCCAATGCTAAAATCGCTTACCTGAAGTCCCTGGATAGGGAATTGGAAGCTCAAAATACCCTGATGAACCTGATCGGTGTCGAGAGCCGGGAATACACACTGGACACCCTGTTTCTCTCTCGGGTACCTCAAGAATTTGTAGCCGACACGGTCATTTCGGATCACCCGCTATTGGAATGGTACCGGGCTAGAGTCAATGTGAATGAGCAGCAGACTGCCTATTTCCGCACCTTCAATTATCCTTCAATTGCCCTGATAGGAATTATGCAAACGCGTGCATCAGGCTTCGGGCCTACCTATAATTTGGATAATACGGACTTTTCGCATTCCTACTGGGATGGTATCAATCCTACCAGATCAAACTATCTAGTAGGAGTAGGGCTCACGTGGAATCTTTCCCGGATTCTAAGGACTTCCAAGCAGGTTCAGTCACAGAAATTCGTCAATGCCGCGCTGTTGGAAGAATACCGTCAAGCAGAGCTTCAGATTCGTTTACAGGGAGATTTGTCAGATAAAAAGCTACAAAATGCTTTGGAAAGTGTAAATGAGGCACCCATTCAGGTAGCTGCTGCTTCACAGGCCTACCAGAGGCAGCTTGCCTTGTATGAAAACGGGCTGACTGATTTGGTTAATGTCACCCAAACCCTTTATCTCTTGATCAGGGCTGAAACTGATATGGCCATTGCCAATAACAATGTGTGGCAAGCCTTGCTCTTTAAGGCAGCCGCAGCCGGAGATTACAGCTTATTCGAAGACCAACTTTAA
- a CDS encoding ribonuclease Z, with protein MIPEFEVTILGNTSSIPVHGRHHTAQVVRFGQDFLLLDCGEAMQLQARAFKVKVSKINTIFISHLHGDHYLGLVGLLSSYHLAKRTSPLTIYGPQGLDEIITTHFRWSNTKLSYPLTFVQTHDDGLNLLLDSPNYQVYSFPLKHRLPTTGFLIKEKHGLRSMVKEKLQQSHLSFAAIQSLRKGIDYKDENGKVYKVNVYTHPLPPLRSYAYCSDTIFNPELKQYIENADLLYHESTFMEDNLERAAATFHSTAKQAAEIAKMSCVKKLLLGHFSSRYIELELMLDEAKSVFVPSVLSEEGQTYAI; from the coding sequence TTGATACCGGAGTTTGAAGTCACCATATTAGGAAACACGTCTTCCATTCCGGTTCATGGAAGGCATCATACTGCCCAAGTCGTGAGATTTGGGCAGGATTTTTTACTGCTTGACTGTGGAGAGGCCATGCAGCTGCAAGCTCGTGCCTTCAAGGTCAAAGTCTCCAAAATCAATACTATTTTCATTTCTCATCTTCATGGAGATCACTATTTGGGTCTGGTTGGACTTCTTTCGAGCTATCACTTAGCCAAAAGAACAAGTCCGCTAACCATCTACGGTCCACAAGGCCTAGACGAGATCATCACTACGCATTTCCGTTGGAGCAATACCAAACTGAGTTATCCCCTCACTTTTGTACAAACCCATGATGATGGGCTAAACTTGCTTCTGGATTCCCCTAACTATCAAGTGTATAGTTTCCCTTTAAAACACAGGTTACCGACGACTGGTTTTCTGATCAAGGAAAAACATGGGCTCAGGAGTATGGTCAAGGAAAAATTGCAACAAAGCCACCTTTCTTTTGCTGCTATCCAATCCCTTCGCAAGGGAATAGATTACAAAGATGAAAATGGCAAAGTGTACAAAGTCAACGTCTATACGCATCCTTTGCCTCCACTTCGCTCCTATGCGTATTGCTCAGACACAATTTTTAATCCGGAATTGAAACAATACATTGAGAATGCAGATCTGCTTTACCATGAATCCACCTTTATGGAAGACAATTTAGAACGGGCTGCGGCAACATTTCACAGTACCGCAAAGCAAGCCGCAGAAATCGCAAAAATGAGCTGTGTAAAAAAATTGCTTCTGGGTCATTTCTCTTCACGATATATAGAGCTGGAACTTATGTTGGATGAAGCAAAAAGTGTATTTGTCCCTAGTGTTTTAAGTGAGGAAGGTCAGACTTATGCCATATGA
- a CDS encoding efflux RND transporter periplasmic adaptor subunit, which yields MKIREYSKFTIPLCIVVGMAFQSCKSEGKKFPDATAEPVVLTHEGFRLTKGAVSSSFRIPGELIANQQVDIYAKVSSFVQKLLVDVGSEVKQGQLLVRLEAPEISSQLAGAESRLKSFEAVYLASKSRYDRILKTSETPGTISQNDLDMAFAAQQSDLAKWESAKAAYREVMDAKNYLEISAPFSGVITSRNVSTGAYVGPSGRGSEQPLFTLQEQKNLRLVVNVPELYAYTMKKGNVVEFTVRSFPGKIFKAEVSRLAGALDDRLRAERVEMDVTNPTGELLPKMIAEVTIPINTDGNSYAIPQSAILTSTLGTFVIKMENDSTLWVPVNVGRSGGDIIEVFGDLNDSDILLKSVSEEIRDKSPVKVEITG from the coding sequence ATGAAAATCAGAGAATATTCAAAGTTTACAATACCTCTTTGTATTGTGGTTGGAATGGCTTTTCAAAGTTGTAAATCTGAAGGAAAGAAGTTCCCGGATGCCACAGCGGAACCTGTGGTGTTGACCCACGAAGGCTTTCGATTGACGAAAGGAGCCGTGTCATCCTCTTTCAGGATTCCGGGAGAACTTATTGCAAATCAGCAGGTGGATATCTATGCCAAGGTGAGCAGTTTTGTGCAGAAACTGCTCGTAGATGTGGGATCGGAAGTGAAGCAGGGGCAATTACTGGTCAGGCTGGAAGCTCCGGAAATCAGTTCCCAACTGGCAGGAGCTGAATCTAGACTCAAGTCTTTTGAAGCGGTATATTTGGCAAGTAAATCACGCTATGATCGGATTTTGAAAACCAGTGAAACGCCGGGTACCATCTCTCAAAATGATTTGGATATGGCTTTTGCAGCTCAGCAGTCAGATCTTGCCAAATGGGAATCTGCCAAAGCAGCCTATCGGGAAGTAATGGACGCTAAGAATTACCTGGAAATAAGTGCTCCTTTTTCGGGAGTAATCACTTCGCGAAATGTGAGTACGGGAGCCTATGTAGGGCCCTCCGGAAGAGGATCAGAGCAACCGCTCTTCACATTGCAGGAGCAGAAGAATCTCAGACTTGTGGTTAACGTGCCTGAATTGTATGCGTATACGATGAAGAAAGGTAATGTAGTGGAATTTACCGTCCGTTCATTTCCCGGGAAAATATTCAAGGCAGAGGTTTCCCGGCTGGCAGGAGCGCTCGATGATCGCTTGCGGGCGGAGCGGGTGGAGATGGATGTGACTAATCCTACCGGTGAATTACTCCCCAAAATGATAGCGGAAGTGACGATTCCGATCAATACTGATGGCAACAGTTATGCAATACCCCAATCAGCAATCCTGACTTCGACCTTGGGCACATTTGTCATCAAGATGGAAAACGACAGTACGCTTTGGGTTCCTGTCAATGTGGGAAGGAGTGGTGGAGACATTATTGAAGTTTTCGGAGATCTGAATGATAGCGATATTTTGCTGAAAAGTGTGTCTGAAGAAATAAGAGACAAGTCTCCTGTAAAAGTAGAAATCACCGGATAG
- a CDS encoding efflux RND transporter permease subunit — protein sequence MELIRFALRKPITILVLVVGLLFFGIKAVDTIKIDIFPQLDLPVLYLSHPHGGYMPEQMEAFYGKTYVNIFLFVNGIKQISTKNIQGLTLMKIEFYPGTDMAQAAAEISAFSNRIQAAFPPGSNPPFIIRFDASTLPVGQLVLSSDTRANNELLDIANINVRSTFTSIPGLVSSPPFGGSSRTVVIKVDPKKLRDHNLTPDQLVEAMRVNNITTPSGNVRIGDVNYLTPANTILNTVQEFEDIPLFKEDVHNLYMKDVATVVDGSDIASGYALVNGRRSVYLSIAKSADASTWEVVQNLKKSIPDIQNQLPEDVKLTFEFDQSQYVINSVDSLMHEGIIGAVLTGLMVLLFLGDARGALIVILTIPASIITSVLFLNLFGQTINIMTLSGLALAIGILVDESTVTIENIHQHFDMGKPKALAIWHACSEIAYPKLLILLCILAVFAPAFTMGGIPGSLFLPLALAIGFSMVASYFLSQTFVPVLANWLMKVKHHVKTDGRQMNEQEERRLAGIDSSLESSHGQKVVLAQRVDINRDGEISLFERFRRRYLNLIESLLPYSKPVLIIYLIVTVGLVALMVNGIGRDVLPRVDGRQFQLRMKLPDGTRMETTESETIKLLAGIDEIVGKENISVTSAYVGLHPQLYSINPVFLWMSGPHEAVLQVALNRDYEVNLDELKDAIREKAVLINPKMSLSFEPIELTDKILSQGSPTPIEVRFVGRNKALNREYARKLIDKLKTIDYLRDIQIGQSVNYPTINISIDRLRAAQLGVDISDVSRSLIASTSSSRFTEKNVWVDRTSSNSYNVQIQVPEGQMNSIEEIGQIPIKRNSARPVLSDIATFEEGRTEGEIDNLGANPMQTVTANLNDMDLATAAADVNAAIASLGELPRGLKVELIGMSATLIETLDSLEGGLLVAIVVIFLMLAANFQSFKVSGVVLVTVPAVLMGSLLLLIVSGSTLNLQSYMGIIMSVGVSISNAVLLITNAEELRLKNGDSTKSAIEAASLRVRPIVMTAMAMVVGMIPIAIGMGEGSGQTSPLGRAVIGGLIASTIAALIILPIAFSWAQAKTTTQSVSLDPEDEHSIHYIPQSN from the coding sequence ATGGAATTGATACGTTTTGCATTAAGAAAACCAATTACAATTTTAGTGTTGGTAGTTGGTCTTTTGTTCTTTGGGATAAAGGCTGTGGATACCATCAAAATTGACATTTTTCCCCAATTAGACCTTCCTGTACTTTACTTGTCTCATCCACACGGAGGTTACATGCCTGAGCAGATGGAAGCATTCTATGGGAAAACTTATGTCAATATTTTTCTCTTTGTCAATGGAATAAAGCAAATTTCCACGAAAAATATTCAAGGCTTGACCTTGATGAAAATTGAGTTTTATCCAGGTACAGACATGGCTCAGGCAGCTGCGGAGATCAGTGCCTTTTCCAATAGGATTCAGGCTGCATTTCCACCGGGCTCAAATCCACCCTTTATAATCCGCTTTGATGCATCTACATTGCCGGTAGGACAATTGGTTTTAAGCTCGGATACCAGAGCGAATAACGAGCTGCTCGACATTGCAAATATAAATGTACGCTCGACCTTTACTTCAATTCCCGGATTGGTTTCCTCGCCTCCTTTTGGCGGGAGTTCCAGAACGGTAGTGATCAAAGTGGATCCGAAAAAACTCCGTGACCACAATCTTACCCCGGATCAGCTCGTAGAGGCCATGCGGGTCAATAACATCACCACGCCTTCTGGCAATGTGAGGATCGGAGATGTAAACTATTTAACTCCCGCAAATACGATTTTAAATACAGTTCAGGAGTTTGAAGATATTCCGCTTTTCAAAGAGGATGTCCATAATCTCTATATGAAGGATGTGGCCACTGTGGTAGACGGGTCGGACATTGCATCAGGTTATGCCTTGGTGAATGGTAGGAGATCAGTTTATTTAAGTATTGCCAAAAGTGCGGATGCATCCACATGGGAAGTAGTTCAAAACCTGAAGAAATCCATTCCCGATATTCAAAACCAATTGCCGGAGGATGTCAAACTCACCTTTGAGTTTGACCAGTCCCAGTACGTGATTAATTCAGTGGACAGCTTGATGCATGAGGGGATTATTGGTGCCGTTCTTACCGGTCTCATGGTTTTACTCTTTTTGGGAGATGCCCGCGGAGCTTTGATTGTCATTTTGACTATTCCTGCTTCAATTATTACGTCTGTTCTATTCTTGAATTTGTTTGGTCAGACAATAAACATTATGACACTGAGCGGTTTGGCTTTAGCAATCGGTATTCTGGTGGATGAGAGCACGGTGACCATAGAAAATATCCACCAGCATTTTGATATGGGCAAGCCCAAAGCATTGGCGATCTGGCATGCCTGTTCTGAAATCGCCTATCCCAAGTTACTTATCTTGCTCTGTATTTTGGCAGTGTTTGCTCCGGCATTTACTATGGGAGGGATTCCAGGGTCGCTTTTTCTTCCTTTGGCACTTGCGATCGGTTTCAGTATGGTTGCTTCCTATTTTCTTTCCCAAACCTTTGTCCCGGTTCTGGCAAACTGGTTGATGAAAGTAAAGCATCACGTGAAGACCGACGGTCGCCAGATGAATGAGCAGGAAGAGCGGAGGTTGGCGGGTATAGATAGTTCTTTAGAAAGTAGCCACGGACAAAAAGTAGTATTGGCACAGCGGGTCGATATCAACAGGGATGGTGAAATCAGTCTGTTTGAACGATTCCGTAGACGCTATCTAAACTTGATAGAATCGCTGCTTCCCTACAGTAAACCGGTGCTGATCATCTACTTGATCGTCACTGTAGGGCTGGTGGCGTTGATGGTGAACGGGATCGGCAGAGATGTCTTACCCCGGGTAGATGGTAGACAGTTTCAGTTGAGGATGAAATTACCGGACGGTACCAGGATGGAAACGACCGAGTCGGAAACTATTAAACTGTTGGCCGGAATTGATGAGATCGTAGGAAAGGAGAATATCTCCGTGACCTCTGCTTATGTAGGGTTGCATCCCCAGCTTTATTCCATCAATCCGGTTTTTCTTTGGATGTCCGGTCCGCATGAGGCAGTGCTTCAGGTTGCTTTGAACAGGGATTACGAGGTGAATTTGGATGAACTCAAAGATGCCATCCGTGAGAAAGCCGTCCTAATCAATCCTAAGATGAGTTTGTCCTTCGAACCTATAGAACTGACCGATAAAATTCTCAGTCAAGGTTCTCCTACACCGATTGAAGTTCGTTTTGTGGGCCGTAATAAAGCGTTGAATAGAGAATACGCAAGGAAACTGATCGATAAACTGAAAACGATTGATTACCTCAGAGATATACAGATAGGACAATCTGTGAATTATCCGACCATAAATATTTCCATCGACCGACTCAGAGCTGCGCAGCTTGGGGTGGATATCAGTGACGTGTCCCGTTCTCTTATAGCATCCACCTCTTCCTCCAGATTTACCGAGAAAAATGTCTGGGTAGACAGAACTAGCAGTAACAGCTATAATGTGCAGATCCAAGTACCGGAAGGGCAGATGAACAGTATCGAGGAGATTGGACAGATTCCTATTAAAAGGAATTCTGCAAGGCCGGTGCTTAGCGATATAGCAACGTTTGAAGAGGGCAGGACTGAAGGCGAGATTGATAACTTGGGTGCAAATCCGATGCAAACCGTCACAGCGAATCTAAATGATATGGACTTGGCGACTGCTGCAGCTGATGTAAATGCTGCTATAGCTTCACTTGGAGAACTGCCCAGGGGATTGAAAGTAGAGCTCATAGGCATGAGTGCCACACTTATCGAAACGCTGGATAGCCTAGAGGGTGGCCTATTGGTCGCGATAGTGGTGATTTTTCTGATGCTTGCGGCAAACTTCCAATCGTTCAAAGTATCGGGTGTGGTATTGGTGACCGTACCTGCCGTCTTGATGGGATCATTGTTGTTACTGATTGTGAGTGGATCTACACTTAATCTTCAATCTTACATGGGAATCATCATGTCAGTAGGTGTTTCAATTTCCAATGCGGTTCTACTCATTACCAATGCCGAAGAACTCCGCTTGAAAAATGGAGATTCAACCAAATCTGCGATAGAAGCTGCTTCTCTACGGGTAAGGCCGATTGTGATGACTGCGATGGCCATGGTGGTGGGGATGATTCCCATTGCAATCGGAATGGGAGAAGGCTCCGGGCAAACATCCCCACTGGGAAGAGCCGTTATAGGAGGGTTGATTGCCTCGACTATTGCCGCGCTTATCATTCTTCCCATAGCATTCTCTTGGGCTCAGGCCAAAACTACCACGCAAAGCGTCTCTCTTGATCCGGAAGATGAACATAGCATCCACTATATCCCCCAATCCAATTAA
- a CDS encoding phosphoribosylaminoimidazolesuccinocarboxamide synthase, producing MSNAIKETHFQFPGQQGFYKGKVRDVYMFDKELVVVASDRISAFDVVLPKPIPYKGQVLNQIAAKFLAATSDIVPNWVTSTPDPNVTIGIRCEPFKVEMVIRGYMSGHAAREYKAGKRTICGVAMPEHMRENDPFPEPIITPTTKADEGHDEDISREEILKQGIVSAADYGQLEKYTRALFRRGQEMANEMGLILVDTKYEFGKVGDKILLIDEIHTPDSSRYFYADGYEENQAKGIAQKQLSKEFVRQWLISNGFQGKDGQSVPEMTDEIVESISDRYIELFEKITGEKFQKANTTEIESRIEKAILSHLG from the coding sequence ATGAGTAACGCTATCAAAGAAACCCATTTTCAATTCCCGGGACAACAGGGATTTTACAAAGGTAAAGTCCGTGATGTCTATATGTTTGACAAAGAATTGGTTGTGGTAGCATCCGACAGAATTTCCGCTTTTGACGTGGTTTTGCCCAAGCCGATTCCTTACAAGGGGCAGGTACTGAATCAGATCGCCGCCAAATTCTTGGCTGCCACATCCGATATCGTACCCAACTGGGTCACTTCCACCCCCGATCCCAATGTAACGATAGGCATTCGGTGCGAACCTTTCAAAGTAGAAATGGTGATCCGGGGATATATGTCAGGCCATGCAGCCAGAGAGTATAAAGCAGGAAAACGTACTATCTGTGGAGTAGCGATGCCTGAACATATGCGTGAAAATGACCCTTTCCCTGAGCCAATCATTACACCTACTACTAAGGCTGACGAAGGACACGATGAAGATATTTCCAGAGAAGAAATTCTGAAGCAGGGAATTGTTAGTGCTGCAGATTACGGGCAACTGGAAAAGTACACCAGAGCATTGTTCCGGCGCGGTCAGGAAATGGCCAATGAAATGGGACTAATCTTGGTCGATACCAAATATGAATTCGGAAAGGTAGGCGATAAAATCCTCCTGATTGACGAAATCCATACGCCTGATTCTTCCCGCTATTTCTATGCAGATGGATATGAAGAAAATCAGGCCAAGGGAATCGCTCAAAAGCAACTTTCCAAAGAATTTGTGAGACAATGGTTAATTTCGAATGGTTTTCAGGGCAAGGATGGACAATCTGTGCCTGAAATGACTGACGAAATTGTAGAAAGCATCTCTGATCGCTATATTGAGCTCTTCGAAAAAATAACAGGGGAAAAATTCCAAAAAGCTAACACAACAGAAATCGAGTCTAGAATCGAAAAAGCAATTCTTTCACACCTAGGCTAA